In Larimichthys crocea isolate SSNF chromosome VII, L_crocea_2.0, whole genome shotgun sequence, the genomic stretch TTTACATCCAGGTCCACTGGAAATGAGATCCCAAAGTTATTTGCATCCGTGAGGACTTCCTGAATGATTCCACTCCACTGCCGACTGATGTGACCCACAACAGAGTGCTCATCCAAAGACTTCACCTCAAATGTGACATCAGGTATGCACTGACAGTTACAGAATGGCCCCTTGATCTTCAGCTGGGGGTTCCTCCACTCATTCAGGATGGTGAACTTGGGTAGAATAGGGTGCCAATTCTGCACCACGTAACCTATGGGGGTACCAGGAGGGCTCTGCACCTCCAGCTCTTGAAGGCAGCAGGGAAAGCAGCATGAGGTGCACCTTAGGGGTCGAGTCAGGGTCAAGACCTCCTTACCCATGTTATCATAGAGATGAATGGTGAAAGGTCGAGCAGGGCCACATGCTTGCATGGATAAGATGTTATCTTCCTCGATAGCCACAAACACCTTTTGCCCCATTCTGTCTTTGACTGTGTACACATTGCTCATCTCCCAGCCAGTAAAAATTTCAAGGATGTTGACACTCTGATGGACCAGGATCTGGTCAATCTGAGTCAAGTACTCCAGTCCCGGTGGGCAGTCTGCAGGTTGGGCAGGCATGGGCATCGCTTTGGGAGCAGGTGTATATGGTGGTGGAGGTGCTGCTCCAGAGCTCACTGGAGGTAGATTCAGTGCATCAGGCAAATCAACATAGTACACTGGCATGTGAGGCAGTGGTTCTGTAGTTCCCTGATTTTCCATGACATGTGCCAATCTGTTGAAGTTtccaaacatacagtacatcatgaaatccatatatatatatgttctaaatatatttatacatcaATGAAAGTATGGTTccactttatatatatatgcaaatgGTGAAACTGTCTCTGGTTAACATCCATCACAGTCTataaacgcacacacagtgCTTCTGTTCAGTGAGGGCTTACTGTGTGGTGACTGGGATAAactcaatttattttatttacaaggTGTCTGTTCTTCTGACTGCTtatgatttacagtatatattatcCCAGTTATTCAAGCAGTTTACTtggaggaaaaagacaaagtcacCACTGAGCA encodes the following:
- the LOC104939528 gene encoding phospholipid scramblase 1; translated protein: MPMPAQPADCPPGLEYLTQIDQILVHQSVNILEIFTGWEMSNVYTVKDRMGQKVFVAIEEDNILSMQACGPARPFTIHLYDNMGKEVLTLTRPLRCTSCCFPCCLQELEVQSPPGTPIGYVVQNWHPILPKFTILNEWRNPQLKIKGPFCNCQCIPDVTFEVKSLDEHSVVGHISRQWSGIIQEVLTDANNFGISFPVDLDVKIKAVMMGACFLIDFMFFEKNKKKDD